Genomic DNA from Ilyobacter polytropus DSM 2926:
GGACCTTGTGATATAGAGCTCCAGTCAATTTCTACAGGATTATATGTGGCTAAAAAAGGTGCTAGCATAACAATATAAATCATAAGAGTGATAATCCCTAGACCAAGCATTGAATTCTTATTTTTCTTTAATTTTTTTAAAGCCATATCCCACTTAGACTTTATCTGTTCTTGTTCCCTGATTTTTTCCATCAACATTTTTTTCCTGAAAACAATTGAATACAGAACAGTAAAAAGTACAAATGATAAATATGATATTTTCGTGTCAGTGTTCAAAAGAGCTTTTTTAACAAAAATAAAAAGAAAGAAAACGTTTAAAGTTAAGATAATTATATGTAAATAATTTTTCTTTATAATATTTTTCACATTGCCCTCCTATTCGTAACTTATTTGCGGATCAATAAATGCGTAAAGTATATCGACAAAGAGATTAACTATCACATAAACTCCTGCAAGCATGATAACCGCTCCAAAAACAAGAGGTTCGTCTCTACGAAATACTGCATCAATAGCAAGCCGACCTACACCAGGCCATGAAAATACAGTTTCAGTTAAAACAGCCCCTGAAAATATTGTGGCAACCTGGTTTCCTATATTTGTAACAATTGGAATCATGGCATTCTTTAAACCATGTACTATAATTATCTTCATTTTTGTAAGACCCTTTGCCTTTGCCGTTCTCATATAATCCTGGTTGATAACATCTAGCATGGCAGAACGGGTTAGACGTGTTGTTGATGACATCAATACAAAGGATAAAGAAACACCAGGCAAAATGAAATTTTTAAATCCTCCTGTCCAGATATGTCCCCCATAACCAGATGCAGGTAATATCCCAAGTTTAACAGAAAAAATATACATCAGTATAATACCTGTAAAAAATACTGGGATAGATATTCCAAGTAGAGCTGTGGACATTGCTAAATAATCAAAAATTGAATTCCGTTTAACTGCTGAAATTATACCTACCGGAACTGATACTAAAACAGCTAATATTATTGCAAAAAATCCCAACTCAAGAGT
This window encodes:
- a CDS encoding ABC transporter permease, with the translated sequence MVNYIMRRLLMLVVILFSASLIIFLIMKAAPGDTATVLLGENATKQAIAEVNAKYGLDKPIHIQYIKMITNFFTGELKSIYYKDNVIKIVIQRLPATLELGFFAIILAVLVSVPVGIISAVKRNSIFDYLAMSTALLGISIPVFFTGIILMYIFSVKLGILPASGYGGHIWTGGFKNFILPGVSLSFVLMSSTTRLTRSAMLDVINQDYMRTAKAKGLTKMKIIIVHGLKNAMIPIVTNIGNQVATIFSGAVLTETVFSWPGVGRLAIDAVFRRDEPLVFGAVIMLAGVYVIVNLFVDILYAFIDPQISYE